Part of the Candidatus Methanogranum gryphiswaldense genome, CGCGACACTCTGCTCACATTCGTCGCTCCAGATCTTTCACGGAGCCCGTAAAATGGGTTTCAGGACGTTGGGATTGACCGTTAAGGATAACACCAAGTATTATGATGCGTTCCCTCTGGCCAAGCCGGACAACATTATCAAGTATAGGGATTTTGACGAGATGGAGGAGCGCGTCGACGAGCTCATTGATCAGAATACAATTCTTATTCCGCACGGATCTTTCGTTGAATATATGACGCCTTCTAGATTCGAGGATCTAGGTGTACCGTCCTATGGTAATCGTGCAGTTCTCCAATGGGAGTCCAACAGAGACAGTCAAAGACAGTGGATAACATCTGCTGGGGTTCCAATGCCACGCTTGATCACCGATGCAAGGGAGATAAATGAGCCAGTGTTGGTGAAGTATCACGGTGCTAAAGGTGGACGCGGTTTCTTTATTGCGAAAGACTATCCGGATTTCAAGATGCAGATAGATAATTCTCAACCATATACAATTCAAGAATATTGCTTGGGTACCAGATATTACCTTCACTTCTTCTATGATCCGTTAAAGAAGGACGGCTATCGTTGTAAGCAAGGCGGCTCTTTGGAATTGTTATCAATAGATCGTCGCGACGAGAGTAACATAGATGAGATGTACAAGCTTGGATCCATAGAGGATTCAAAAAGGCATGGTCTCTATCCATCATTCGTGGTCACTGGAAATACACCGGTAGTTATTCGCGAGTCTCTTTTACCGAAGGCGTTCGAGATGGGCGAGAATGTCGTGAATCGTTCTTATGAGCTGTTCGGTGGTATGTGGGGACCGTTCTGTTTGGAAACTGTAGTTACAGATAAACTGGAATTCAAGGTCTTTGAGATCTCAACCAGAATAGTTGCCGGGACCAATCCGTTCATCTCAGGGTCACCTTATGCGGATCTAATATATCCGGGTATGAGCACCGCAGCGAGAATGGGTATGGCACTTAAGACTGCTATCAATGCAGGTAATTTGAGCATATTGCTCAGTTAAGAGATTTAAAAAATATATATGTGAAGAGGGTTAGGCTGGGAACGATGGTATCAAAAAGGGTTCAGAGTGTGCCGGCGTCGGGTACAATAGAGATTTCCAACATTGTAAGTCAGCTTCAGGCATCTGGAATTGACATAATCTCATTTTCAATGGGAGAACCAGATTTCTCAACACCTTCCAATATCGTGGAGGCTGCAGTGGATTCACTTCATGAAGGATTCACGCATTACACGCCTTCACTTGGGATACCAGAACTCAGACAGGCAATTGCCAAGCGGGCGTTGACCTTCAATCACATAAATTGTGAATCGAAAAATGTACTTGTGACGCCATGTAAACAAGCTATTTTCATGACAGCTCTGGGGTTCCTTGATCCAGGGGATGAGGTCATACTTCCAGATCCAAGCTGGGTCTCCTATGAGGCATGTATAAGGTTGGCAGGAGCCATTCCGGTTTATGTGCCTACAAGATACGAGGATGATTTCGTGGTCAATCCCGAGCTTATTGAAGCAGCGGTAACTCCTAAGACCAAGATGATATTCCTTAACACTCCCGCAAATCCAACAGGATGTGTTTATCCTTTAGAGACAATAAAGGCCATTTCTGAGATCGCCATAAGACACAATCTTCTTGTAATGTCCGACGAGATCTACGAGAGTATAATATATGAAGGCAAGCACGTTTCCATCGCGTCTTTGCCAGATATGTTCGACAGGACGATAACTGTATCAGGTCTATCGAAAACGTATGCGATGACGGGATGGAGGCTGGGTTGGGCGATCGCATCTGAAAATAGCATTTCAGCTCTTAATAAATTGCAATCGCATTCGATATCTTGCTGTGTATCATTTACTCAGACTGCGGCGGTCGAGGCGTTGAATGGACCTCAGGACGCTATGCATCATATGATAAGGGAGTTCAAATCAAGGCGTGATCTGGCACTAGACCTTATAAGTGAAATAAAAGGATTAGAATGTAATGTTCCCAAAGGGGCTTTCTATCTGTTCCCAAAGTACGATTCACAGATGAAATCTGTTGAACTTACGGCAAATCTTCTGAAGCACGCTCACGTGGCCGTTACCCCCGGTACAGCATTTGGGCCCTCCGGAGAAGGATTTTTCAGAATATCTTACGCCACAAGTGAGAGTCAGATAAGAGAAGGATTTGAAAGAATCAGAAAGTACATGAACGATAATTTGTGATCTGTTCGCTCTTGTTTTTTTATTGCTGTCTCATGCGCGTGCGTGCATACTAAGATATATACGGGTTAGTTAATCACGGTTCAGCCGTCTTTTAAGGGAGCGAGGCGGACGAGGGATTATATTGAGCAGAAAA contains:
- a CDS encoding formate--phosphoribosylaminoimidazolecarboxamide ligase, with translation MVPKSKIDQILEGYDKSDITIATLCSHSSLQIFHGARKMGFRTLGLTVKDNTKYYDAFPLAKPDNIIKYRDFDEMEERVDELIDQNTILIPHGSFVEYMTPSRFEDLGVPSYGNRAVLQWESNRDSQRQWITSAGVPMPRLITDAREINEPVLVKYHGAKGGRGFFIAKDYPDFKMQIDNSQPYTIQEYCLGTRYYLHFFYDPLKKDGYRCKQGGSLELLSIDRRDESNIDEMYKLGSIEDSKRHGLYPSFVVTGNTPVVIRESLLPKAFEMGENVVNRSYELFGGMWGPFCLETVVTDKLEFKVFEISTRIVAGTNPFISGSPYADLIYPGMSTAARMGMALKTAINAGNLSILLS
- a CDS encoding pyridoxal phosphate-dependent aminotransferase; the protein is MVSKRVQSVPASGTIEISNIVSQLQASGIDIISFSMGEPDFSTPSNIVEAAVDSLHEGFTHYTPSLGIPELRQAIAKRALTFNHINCESKNVLVTPCKQAIFMTALGFLDPGDEVILPDPSWVSYEACIRLAGAIPVYVPTRYEDDFVVNPELIEAAVTPKTKMIFLNTPANPTGCVYPLETIKAISEIAIRHNLLVMSDEIYESIIYEGKHVSIASLPDMFDRTITVSGLSKTYAMTGWRLGWAIASENSISALNKLQSHSISCCVSFTQTAAVEALNGPQDAMHHMIREFKSRRDLALDLISEIKGLECNVPKGAFYLFPKYDSQMKSVELTANLLKHAHVAVTPGTAFGPSGEGFFRISYATSESQIREGFERIRKYMNDNL